DNA from Numida meleagris isolate 19003 breed g44 Domestic line chromosome 9, NumMel1.0, whole genome shotgun sequence:
TGGACTTGGAAAAAAGTAACAATAATAGTATACGATTGCTGTAGCCAATTAGGCCTTGCCTCACGCAGATGAGCAGCAATGTCTTAGCTGGCCTTTCTGGTCCCTAGCAGccacagacagaaagaaaattcagatcaCTCTGGGTAATTCACATTCTGAATCACACAACTGTCAAATGGATTCAGAACATAACACTCCTAACAGGAATGAACAGGAATCCCCGAAACGTCTTAACAATAGAGCTGGAAAGCTAGACAAATCCATCTGTCCGTGCTCTAGTTAGTtagacaacaacaaaagagtAAATAATATATagagaaatacattaaaatgaaattgtaaaaaaaaaaaaaaagaaaaaaaagaaaaaaacaactccaaTGTTGGTGACAAAAATATCTGGCCACTTGATAGTTCATTTCATCTCTACAATTTGTATCTAAAAGAATAATTTACTTCCAGCAATCCAGAGCAATTTCACAGTGAAGGTTTAATCAAAGATTGGATTCCAGCAAAATCTCTTTAATAGGAATCCAtgacacttcaaaaaaaaaaaaaaaaaaagcaatgtttttgaCTAAGCATACTAGGCATGAACAAAGCTCTTATTCTGGTGGAGGAAAGCTTTACATTTATTGAGGGTAAATCCCTTATCTCTTTTGCAACAGCATCTCCTCCAATCTGTTTTGTCAGCTACAAGTGTGACATGGTACAAACATACCTGTTGgtatttttgtctcatttccCAGCTGGGataattatttataaacaaGTGCTCTGTCTGATAAACGTTTCTTGAAGCCAAAagcttcatttctcatttttctcgCAGGGTCGATTAAAAAAACATAGGGGAGATCTCagagggatttttctttcttaacacATCTTTAATGCAACATTAACTCTGACAAGTTGCATCACAATGACTTTGGCATGGGATAATTCATCTACCATTCCAATGTGACTTTAACATGGACCTATTTCTGCTGATTATGGTACAGGGAAAGGTCTTCATAGGCTATCAGTTTGCATGCTTTGGCTAGAAATATTCAGACTTATGCCAGATCTCCTTGATACAAGGTCTTGCTTTACATCCAGAAGAAACCGAGGCAGAGGGTATAGGCCCTTCAAGGTCAGAAAGAATGAGGGCTACAAACTTATGCTTTTCATTCTGCACTTATTTATAGACTTGCTAATTCTAATGTTTGTCCATTAGAACTGTATGAGGCTGAAAAGTGGTCgatgttattaaaataattattttcgATACTTTATTTGCTTCTCCTGACCCGCTTCACTTTAATGAGCAGATTTCCTTGCGTTGTCTTTGCCAGCTACTGCAATACGTAAAAGGAATTTAGTTAAATGTCAGTTTCTTTAGAAAAACGTCAGTTCTGATCCTCTCCGTCTCTAAGTCCACATTTAATAATACTACAGATCTGAGCGCTGCTGTTCCTACCACAGAAttaattcagaaacagaagaaggGGAGAATTCGGCTGCAGCCACTGTGTAAATACAAAGGAGCTGCTTTGAGACAGAACAAGGAAGAATCTGCAAACTCTGCTTGTTCAGTCGGTTCTGTCACCTCCGCCACAGCGCACACCTCCTCCCAGCTCCGCTTCCTGGAGAGCGAGCTGCTCCGCTTTCCAGGCGCCTTCCTGCAGCCTATACCGAGAAGTCAGATCAGTGTTAACTACTGAAAGTTAGTAATCGTCTATGCCAAAGTTAGGAGTGAACAGGGAATAACTTCGTCATCTGCAAAACAGGAACAGCTTTTAGCACAGCATGGGGACTCCCGCCACTATCCTGAGATAAATAATAAGTAACACTACCAGTGCCAAATGGAgattaatattcatttttattcctgcttCAGCAACAAGCTAACAGGAGGACGGGTTTTTTAAAGCAATCGAGTTTAATTTGTTCTTGTTCCTCCAAGCAGGAGATGTTAGATAAGATTCAAGGACTGCTGGCCTAACTCAAGCATGTGCCAGCACCAACCTGCTTCAGCAGTGTGAGTGAGCAGGCCTGCTCTGGCTGCACCACACTGCACGGACCAGAGACGAGCACCGAGCAGATGCAAACCTCTGCTAAGCTTCCTGCGTCCACCGGCCCTTCTCGCAGCTCTGTGAGCCATCAGGAGCTTCTTCCACTTTTGCAGCAGGTATGGGAGCTTGCATCCATCAGCGTCTACCCAACTGAACAGCAAGGGGCTTGGTGAGAGAGCACTGAGCATTGTTCCAAACGATGTACTGCCATCTACTAAAACACCTACTTTGGGCCGGACCTTCTTAAACCAAGTCTACCTGCTTTAGCTTAACTTAAAATAATAGAAGTCTTCTATACCTGGCGTGAGTTCTACACCAGGGACATTGGCACAGCCCCATCTGCAGGCACAGCATGCGGTGCTGAGGCTGGAAGGCATCTCTCCGGGTCACCCTGTCCCAAACACGCTCACCGTGTCCACTCGGGCTGTGAGCGTCTCCACGGTCAAAGACTCGCTGGGCCACCTCCTTCACAGTAACACAGCAAACCGTTTTCTTACGTTTGGATGGGATGTGCTGACTGTGTCTTGCCTGGACTGTGGGCACCGCTAAGAGCCTGGATCCATCTGCTTCACTCCAGGTAACCTGTAATGATGCCCCGTCGTCTCACCCGCCACGGGGACCCGAAACAGAGCGAGGACCTATCCACACCACGCCTCCAAAAAGTGCCttgaaccccccccccccttttttttctttttcttccaaagcaaagcaaagcaaattgcAGGAAAACCTAATTCCGAGGACGGCGAGGCCTCCCAGAAGTTCCACGAGACGCTTAACCCTTACCTTTTACCTAAGGTCAGGCTCGAGAGAGCAGATGAACAGCAGAGGCTGTCAGGGGGGGCTGCCAGGCGGCTGGAGATCCCATCCCACCGCCCCTTCCCACACAGCGCCGTGCCCGGCAGCCCGAGGCCCGTCCCCGGGAAGCGGGAGCCGCGGGCCGGGCAGCACCTGGCGCTCCGTACCTGAAGACGcggagcagcaggcaggcgATGAGCGCGGCCGTGAGCGCGCAGGCCCCGATGACGGCGGCCTTCAGCGCGGAGAGGTCTCGGAGCAGCGCGGGCACGGGGCTCAGCTGGGCCCGGCTGTGGTTGCCGGCCGCGCCGTGCGGCTCGGCGGGCAGGCGGCTGCCGTTCACCGGGCTGACCGCCACCGCCGGCGGCTCCCGGCTACCGCAGGCGGCCGGCAGcgagagcagcaggcaggccgcgagcagcagcagcgagccCGCGGAGCGCATCCTGGCCGGCTACGGCCGCCACCGAGCCGAGCCCCGGAAGGCAgcggcggcccggcccggcccggcccgcctCCCGAGCGGCACCGCCTCCCGAGCGGGAgaggcccggccccgctccccgcacCGCCCCCGCCGCGCTCCGGCGGCGCCGCCTGCGGCTGAGGTGCGGTTCGCGTCCAGCCCCGCTGGGTCTTGCCCTCCGAGCTGGGGTTGTGCCCGCTGCAGCCCTGAGCCGCTCGCGGATGGGGACCCCGCTCCCAGGGCTTGGGCATAAGTGTTACGGGCAGcggttgagggagctgggatggttCGGtgtggagaggaggaggctcaggggagacctcgtTGTTCATAtgctccctgaaaggaggttgtggtgaggtggggttggtttcccaggtaacagcgcTAGGAtgggagggaatggcctcaagctgtgccaggggaggttgaggttggatattacgaaaaatgtcttctccgaaagtggtgctgcactggcacaggctgcccagggaggtggtggagtcactgtcgctggaggtattcaagaactgtgtagatgtggcCCTGAGGAATGTGGTCAGTAGGCAATATTAGTGGTGAGTagatggctggactagatgatcttagtggtcttttccagccttactGATTCAATGACTCATATAGGCCTTTCTCTCTTAACAGTGGGAAGCAAGGAGGAAGGACACTGAGAAGAAAGGCTGACAGCCTGTTCCCACCAACAGTGGAGGAAAGGGTGAGGCAGGACTGGGAAGGATAAAAGCTATCCCTGCCAGCTGGGAGCCAAGCAGGCAGGCTGAGTTTCATGAGCAGCACTGCACCGACTGACAGATGTCATGCCCAGGCTGGCCTGCTTTATGTAAGTCTACCATTCCTGTGTTTAAAGGGTGCCATAGGCACTTGCCAGCTGGTGAGGATCTATGCGGTTAAAGGGTGTGTTAATCCATAGTGACTGCTCTATAAATACAGACTTGGATCTTATTACTTGTCTGGTGAGCTCACAGTGCTCTTGTTTCCTTAGCAATCGCTGCCGTTGTTGGCTTAAGCAAACAGAGATACGGTGTTAAATGTTCACCATCCCTTGGTGCCCACTGAGGTGTGTCACGAGTCCATGCCTGGCTTCTCCCTGAGACTCAAACCTGTGACAGTGGCTCTGCACAGTGCCCTTCCTGCATGGGACTGCTGTCTAGGAGGGTTTCAAGCGGCTTTTGTCCCTGTGACtggtttttctctttcaaatgtgTAGTAATTCACACCACTTAGGAAGCCTTCTCAAAAATGAGAGTaaacttgaaaaacattttgtttgaaaatttgCCTGATTCTGTACGTGCCACCGGAGTCTTGGGGAAGGGGTTCAATGATCTTGTTTCACTCCTGCGTT
Protein-coding regions in this window:
- the FAM174B gene encoding membrane protein FAM174B; the protein is MRSAGSLLLLAACLLLSLPAACGSREPPAVAVSPVNGSRLPAEPHGAAGNHSRAQLSPVPALLRDLSALKAAVIGACALTAALIACLLLRVFRSGKRIKKTRKYDIITTPAERVEMAPLNEEDDEDEDSTVFDVKYR